One window of the Candidatus Rokuibacteriota bacterium genome contains the following:
- a CDS encoding acyl-CoA carboxylase subunit beta, giving the protein MSEERYWKERARIEQGHLKYRDKLKEEGKLFLRDRLKLLLDPGADFEEDWLFARSQEAETPADGVVTGVGKVGGRTVCVMANDYTVKAGSWGEKTVQKI; this is encoded by the coding sequence ATGAGCGAGGAGCGCTACTGGAAGGAGCGGGCCCGGATCGAGCAGGGCCACCTCAAGTACCGGGACAAGCTTAAGGAGGAAGGCAAGCTCTTCCTCCGGGACCGCCTCAAGCTCCTGCTGGACCCCGGGGCCGACTTCGAGGAGGACTGGCTCTTCGCCCGGAGCCAGGAGGCCGAGACGCCGGCCGACGGTGTCGTCACCGGCGTGGGAAAGGTCGGCGGGCGCACCGTCTGCGTCATGGCTAACGACTACACGGTGAAGGCGGGCTCCTGGGGGGAGAAGACCGTCCAGAAGATCG